A stretch of Microbacterium sp. 4R-513 DNA encodes these proteins:
- the eno gene encoding phosphopyruvate hydratase has product MALIEAVNAREILDSRGNPTVEVEVLLDDGTVQRAAVPSGASTGAFEAYELRDGDKSRYSGKGVLKAVAAVIDELGPAIEGVEASEQRIVDEILIETDGTENKSRTGANAILGVSLAVAKAAADSADLPLFRYLGGPNAHVLPVPLFNVINGGEHADNGIDFQEYFLAPIGADTYAESLRWGTEVYHVLKGELKSAGFATGLGDEGGFAPDLPSNREGLDFLIKAIEKAGFTPGRDIGVGLDVAATEFFKDGVYTVEGKAWSAEQLTDYYADLVANFPVVTIEDALAEDDWDAWKALTDKIGKQVQLVGDDLFVTNPERLQKGIDLGVGNALLVKVNQIGTLSETLDAIALATQNGYRSMLSHRSGETEDTTIADLAVAVNAGQIKTGAPARSERVAKYNQLLRIEEELGDAAVFAGRGAFPRYKG; this is encoded by the coding sequence GTGGCACTTATCGAGGCAGTCAACGCGCGCGAGATCCTCGACTCGCGCGGCAACCCGACGGTCGAAGTGGAGGTGCTCCTCGACGACGGAACCGTGCAGCGTGCCGCTGTCCCCTCGGGTGCGTCCACCGGCGCGTTCGAGGCGTACGAGCTCCGCGACGGCGACAAGTCGCGCTACAGCGGCAAGGGCGTGCTGAAGGCCGTCGCCGCCGTCATCGACGAGCTCGGCCCCGCGATCGAGGGCGTCGAGGCGAGCGAGCAGCGAATCGTCGACGAGATCCTCATCGAGACCGACGGCACCGAGAACAAGTCGCGGACCGGCGCCAACGCCATCCTCGGCGTTTCGCTCGCCGTCGCCAAGGCCGCCGCCGACTCGGCCGACCTGCCGCTGTTCCGCTACCTCGGCGGACCCAACGCGCACGTCCTGCCCGTGCCGCTGTTCAACGTCATCAACGGCGGAGAGCACGCCGACAACGGCATCGACTTCCAGGAGTACTTCCTCGCGCCGATCGGCGCCGACACGTACGCCGAGTCGCTCCGCTGGGGCACCGAGGTGTACCACGTCCTGAAGGGCGAGCTCAAGTCCGCGGGCTTCGCGACGGGCCTCGGCGACGAGGGCGGCTTCGCCCCCGACCTCCCGAGCAACCGCGAGGGACTCGACTTCCTCATCAAGGCGATCGAGAAGGCCGGCTTCACGCCGGGCAGGGACATCGGCGTGGGTCTGGATGTCGCGGCCACGGAGTTCTTCAAGGACGGCGTCTACACGGTCGAGGGCAAGGCCTGGTCGGCCGAGCAGCTGACCGACTACTACGCCGACCTCGTCGCGAACTTCCCCGTCGTCACGATCGAGGACGCCCTTGCCGAGGACGACTGGGACGCCTGGAAGGCTCTCACGGACAAGATCGGGAAGCAGGTGCAGCTCGTCGGCGACGACCTCTTCGTCACGAACCCCGAGCGCCTGCAGAAGGGCATCGACCTGGGCGTCGGCAACGCGCTCCTGGTCAAGGTCAACCAGATCGGCACGCTGTCCGAGACGCTCGACGCGATCGCCCTTGCGACGCAGAACGGCTACCGCTCGATGCTGTCGCACCGATCCGGCGAGACCGAGGACACGACGATCGCCGACCTCGCGGTCGCGGTCAACGCGGGTCAGATCAAGACCGGCGCGCCCGCCCGCAGCGAGCGCGTCGCGAAATACAATCAGCTTCTGCGCATCGAGGAAGAGCTCGGCGACGCCGCGGTCTTCGCGGGTCGCGGAGCGTTCCCCCGCTACAAGGGCTGA
- a CDS encoding septum formation initiator family protein, with the protein MTTGAAPPSRTRPVRERRQVDVRGWLGGIRLSGFMVIMLGLVVLAAFVLVPTIGTYVDQRQQIAALAESVQVSHEEVDDLEAERDRWRDPAFITTQARERLYYVKPGEVVYLVDNDLTPAQLPQDQQPVTDEVEQTRTDWMAQLVRSVTAAGLAQTAREVSIGVPDESPAETPVETPGESPADTPGGTPAGG; encoded by the coding sequence GTGACCACTGGGGCGGCTCCCCCTTCTCGTACCCGGCCGGTCCGCGAGCGTCGCCAGGTCGACGTGCGCGGCTGGCTCGGCGGAATCCGCCTGTCCGGCTTCATGGTCATCATGCTCGGGCTCGTGGTGCTCGCAGCCTTCGTGCTGGTACCGACGATCGGGACGTACGTCGACCAGCGCCAGCAGATCGCGGCGCTCGCGGAATCCGTCCAGGTCAGCCACGAAGAGGTCGACGATCTGGAGGCCGAGCGCGACCGGTGGCGCGATCCCGCGTTCATCACGACGCAGGCGCGCGAGCGCCTCTACTACGTCAAGCCCGGCGAGGTCGTCTACCTCGTCGACAACGACCTGACGCCGGCGCAGCTGCCGCAGGACCAGCAGCCGGTCACCGACGAGGTCGAGCAGACCCGTACCGACTGGATGGCGCAGCTCGTCCGGTCGGTCACGGCGGCGGGACTCGCCCAGACGGCGCGCGAGGTGTCGATCGGCGTGCCGGACGAGTCCCCGGCGGAGACGCCGGTCGAGACCCCGGGAGAGAGTCCGGCCGACACTCCCGGCGGGACGCCCGCGGGCGGCTGA
- a CDS encoding DUF501 domain-containing protein — MTTPPFPPVSDADLAVLREQLGRPARGVVGIAARCVCGNPTVVATSPRLPDGTPFPTFYYLTHPAATAAMSTLEAEHAMPVLAEELTDEEVAAAYAAAHEAYLRDRARYGEVPEIDGISAGGMPTRVKCLHALAGHALAAGPGVNPIGDRALAMSTWSPERCVCAQPGAAG, encoded by the coding sequence GTGACCACGCCGCCGTTCCCGCCCGTCAGCGACGCCGATCTCGCCGTGCTCCGCGAGCAGCTGGGCCGGCCCGCGCGCGGGGTCGTGGGCATCGCGGCGCGGTGCGTCTGCGGCAACCCGACGGTCGTCGCGACATCCCCTCGCCTTCCGGACGGGACTCCCTTCCCCACGTTCTACTACCTCACCCATCCCGCCGCGACGGCGGCCATGTCGACGCTCGAGGCGGAGCATGCGATGCCCGTCCTCGCGGAGGAGCTCACCGACGAAGAGGTCGCGGCCGCCTACGCGGCGGCGCACGAGGCGTATCTGCGCGACCGGGCACGCTACGGCGAGGTGCCCGAGATCGACGGGATCTCCGCGGGCGGCATGCCGACCCGCGTCAAGTGCCTCCACGCTCTCGCGGGGCACGCACTCGCCGCCGGCCCCGGCGTGAACCCGATCGGCGACCGTGCGCTGGCGATGTCGACGTGGTCGCCCGAGCGCTGCGTGTGCGCCCAGCCGGGGGCAGCCGGGTGA
- a CDS encoding S8 family serine peptidase, with product MRRLGGAVLVAALAALLVGTAATPSAVASEAPAPASAGSHSLGAPAEDPVRAAEYWLDDYGVRQAWQTTRGSGVRIAIIDTGIGKGPVEFEGAVAGGTDVSGQGTPDGRTPVGAVDSNHGSWVASLAAGRGTGPDTGMIGVAPEAQLLSVSVGFGSGAQVPFTQQIAEGMRWAVDNGADVINLSLTTNTPDWDESWDEAFLYAFEHDVVVVVAAGNRGSGTTRVGAPATIPGVLTVAGVDPEGNASLEASTQGITIGVSAPSEDLVGVSADGSLVLWNGTSGAAPIVAGIAALVRAAHPDLDAANVINRIIQTARPAGAATAVPDPLYGYGLVDAGAAVSASVPSVSENPMGSLEDWIRVYRRAPAGPAPEPTATPIAVEPLPQADVPTRPGSPLLPSENSLLYGSLPLGAATVAAILVALGVTAAVRRIRMARDSRTSSR from the coding sequence GTGAGAAGGCTCGGGGGAGCCGTGCTGGTCGCGGCGCTCGCGGCGCTCCTGGTAGGAACGGCGGCGACCCCGTCGGCCGTCGCCTCCGAGGCGCCGGCGCCGGCGTCGGCCGGCTCGCACTCCCTCGGGGCGCCGGCCGAGGATCCGGTGCGCGCGGCGGAGTACTGGCTGGACGACTACGGCGTCCGCCAGGCGTGGCAGACGACGCGCGGCTCGGGAGTGCGCATCGCGATCATCGACACGGGGATCGGCAAGGGTCCCGTCGAGTTCGAGGGCGCCGTGGCGGGAGGGACGGATGTCTCGGGCCAGGGCACGCCCGATGGCCGCACCCCCGTCGGGGCGGTCGACTCGAACCACGGGAGCTGGGTGGCATCTCTCGCGGCCGGCCGCGGCACGGGCCCGGACACCGGCATGATCGGCGTCGCGCCCGAAGCGCAGCTGCTCTCGGTCTCGGTGGGATTCGGCTCCGGCGCGCAGGTGCCGTTCACGCAGCAGATCGCCGAGGGCATGCGGTGGGCGGTCGACAACGGGGCCGACGTCATCAACCTGTCTCTCACGACCAACACCCCGGACTGGGACGAGAGCTGGGACGAGGCGTTCCTCTACGCGTTCGAGCACGACGTCGTCGTCGTCGTGGCCGCGGGGAACCGGGGGAGCGGCACGACCCGCGTCGGCGCGCCCGCGACGATCCCCGGCGTCCTCACGGTCGCCGGCGTGGACCCCGAGGGGAACGCCAGCCTCGAAGCGTCGACGCAGGGCATCACGATCGGAGTGTCCGCGCCGAGCGAGGATCTCGTCGGAGTCTCGGCCGACGGCAGCCTTGTGCTGTGGAACGGCACGAGCGGTGCCGCCCCGATCGTCGCGGGCATCGCCGCGCTCGTGCGTGCGGCCCATCCCGATCTCGACGCGGCCAACGTCATCAACCGGATCATCCAGACGGCCCGTCCGGCGGGCGCCGCCACGGCGGTTCCCGACCCGCTGTACGGCTACGGTCTGGTCGATGCGGGCGCGGCGGTCTCGGCATCCGTCCCCTCCGTCAGCGAGAATCCGATGGGCAGCCTCGAGGACTGGATCCGCGTCTACCGGCGCGCGCCCGCGGGGCCCGCGCCCGAGCCGACGGCGACGCCGATCGCGGTCGAGCCGCTTCCCCAGGCGGACGTCCCCACCCGCCCGGGGTCGCCCCTTCTGCCGTCGGAGAACTCGCTGCTCTACGGCTCGCTGCCGCTCGGTGCCGCCACCGTGGCCGCTATACTGGTGGCGCTCGGCGTCACCGCTGCTGTCCGACGCATCCGTATGGCGCGCGATTCCCGCACGTCGAGCCGTTGA
- a CDS encoding NAD(P)/FAD-dependent oxidoreductase: protein MPKILIVGGGYAGFYTAWKLEKHLRKGEAEVTIVDPLPYMTYQPFLPEVAAGSIEARHAVVALRRHLKRTKVVAAKVTGINHAQKVATITPELADSYELEYDQIVVTAGAVSRTFPIPGIADNAIGLKTIEEAVAIRDRLMSNFDRAATLPPGPERDRLLTVIVVGGGFAGIEVFAELRSLASALVEGYPELTFDDTHFHLIEAMGRIMPEVSLKTSEWVLKNLAQRGAYVHLDTQVTGAIGGNIELSTGEVLPSDLIIWTAGVMANPTVVRGGDLPVEERGRIRTRADLRVGSDEEIVEGAWAAGDVAAVPDLSGGGVGGYCVPNAQHAVRQAKLLAKNLVGVLRGELPREYYHKNLGAVAGLGLWVGVFQSGNIALKGWIAWLAHRGYHGLAMPSWERKWRVLWGWWNNFWLGRDIVNLQTVQNPRYVFEEFAARPRPAQPAPVEAKPAEAPAEKVPATR from the coding sequence GTGCCCAAGATCCTCATCGTCGGCGGTGGCTACGCCGGCTTCTACACCGCGTGGAAGCTCGAGAAGCACCTTCGCAAGGGCGAGGCCGAGGTCACGATCGTCGACCCGCTGCCCTACATGACGTATCAGCCCTTCCTCCCCGAGGTCGCGGCGGGCTCGATCGAGGCCCGTCACGCCGTCGTCGCCCTGCGGCGCCACCTCAAGCGCACCAAGGTCGTCGCGGCCAAGGTGACGGGCATCAACCACGCCCAGAAGGTCGCCACGATCACGCCCGAGCTCGCCGACTCGTACGAGCTCGAGTACGACCAGATCGTGGTCACGGCCGGCGCCGTGTCGCGCACGTTCCCGATCCCCGGCATCGCCGACAACGCGATCGGCCTCAAGACGATCGAAGAGGCCGTCGCGATCCGCGACCGCCTGATGTCGAACTTCGACCGCGCGGCGACGCTTCCCCCCGGCCCGGAGCGCGACCGCCTTCTGACCGTCATCGTCGTCGGCGGCGGCTTCGCGGGCATCGAGGTGTTCGCCGAGCTCCGCTCGCTCGCATCGGCGCTCGTCGAGGGCTACCCCGAGCTCACGTTCGACGACACGCACTTCCACCTCATCGAGGCGATGGGCCGGATCATGCCCGAGGTCTCGCTCAAGACGAGCGAGTGGGTGCTCAAGAACCTCGCCCAGCGCGGCGCCTACGTCCACCTCGACACGCAGGTCACCGGCGCCATCGGCGGCAACATCGAGCTCTCCACGGGCGAGGTGCTCCCCAGCGACCTCATCATCTGGACTGCGGGCGTCATGGCGAACCCCACCGTCGTGCGCGGCGGCGACCTCCCGGTCGAGGAGCGGGGCCGCATCCGCACGCGCGCCGACCTCCGCGTCGGCAGCGACGAGGAGATCGTCGAGGGCGCATGGGCGGCCGGTGACGTCGCCGCCGTTCCGGACCTCTCCGGCGGCGGTGTGGGCGGCTACTGCGTCCCGAACGCCCAGCACGCGGTGCGCCAGGCGAAGCTCCTCGCGAAGAACCTCGTGGGCGTGCTCCGCGGCGAGCTGCCGCGCGAGTACTACCACAAGAACCTCGGCGCGGTTGCGGGCCTGGGTCTGTGGGTCGGCGTCTTCCAGTCGGGCAACATCGCCCTCAAGGGCTGGATCGCCTGGCTCGCGCACCGCGGCTACCACGGCCTGGCCATGCCCTCCTGGGAGCGCAAGTGGCGCGTCCTGTGGGGCTGGTGGAACAACTTCTGGCTCGGCCGCGACATCGTCAACCTGCAGACGGTGCAGAACCCGCGGTACGTGTTCGAGGAGTTCGCGGCGCGCCCGCGGCCCGCGCAGCCTGCGCCGGTCGAGGCCAAGCCCGCCGAGGCCCCGGCCGAGAAGGTGCCCGCAACGCGCTGA
- the wecB gene encoding UDP-N-acetylglucosamine 2-epimerase (non-hydrolyzing), with protein sequence MSSGGESRGVNALFVVGTRPEAIKMLPLIAAVRDSRRFQPVVVSTGQHAALVAEVLGIEDIEPDVTFRLPEGPRTLNGLFAHIVLNLETYLTDRFGPAVRPDEASYASGYPAACFVHGDTTSAAAAALASFHRHLPVVHVEAGLRTSDTLSPFPEELNRQLISRIAALHLAPTIRNKANLIKEGIDYSRVFVTGNTAIDALTIAARREVPYADPRLADLDGTDGPPLVVVTAHRRENWGPPLVRIADAVSVLAATHPEVRFVVPLHPNPAVATILSTRLHALQNVTLVQPMAYAEFARLLRRATVVLTDSGGVQEEAPSLGTPVVCLRETTERQEGVDAGTVELVGTDTGRIVSAVRRLLEDPAELARRRRRPNPYGDGRASARILAALDHIVFDAPAPTSFGADFDRVAVLRAGEAPTRRSKDGWTAGRRTGEMTVLDELFLGLPEWVQVLFWIVLVVILSSIGSVVVLLVLGHRFRRRVRRLARRAEGPGESEFLWVFLVPALNEEVTIADAVSRLRATTATHAVLLVIDDGSDDRTGEILAAIDDPRLHVLTRRAPDARKGKAAALNAAYHEARRLLAEDDRYAAWTDDRVIVVVVDADGRLEPTAPEAAALHFADPGIGGVQVLVRIYNRRGLLTWAQDVEFSSFGLVFQAGRAWWGIANMGGNGQFTRLSALASIETEEGPWRDRLTEDQDLGVRLIQAGWASVHDNRVSINQQGLNSLRRLYRQRVRWGQGSWQALSLLGGVFRPRLPFFARLDMIYYLVTPPLQVLTGIALVVSVVETLVDQVPYRPSYWWIALIFFGLSFGPGMATLILRGGRWYTPFLAIVQLIPYTVYSWLTFGALAVALVRQLSGRTSWAKTPREAVAGVADAPALRGADSLSGESTASVDSPP encoded by the coding sequence GTGAGCTCGGGGGGCGAATCACGCGGAGTCAACGCGCTCTTCGTCGTGGGTACACGGCCGGAGGCGATCAAGATGCTGCCGCTCATCGCGGCGGTGCGCGACAGCCGGCGCTTCCAGCCTGTCGTGGTCTCTACGGGGCAGCACGCGGCGCTCGTCGCGGAAGTGCTCGGGATCGAGGACATCGAGCCCGATGTCACCTTCCGGCTGCCGGAGGGTCCGCGCACGCTCAACGGTCTCTTCGCGCACATCGTCCTGAATCTCGAGACGTATCTGACCGATCGCTTCGGCCCGGCGGTGCGCCCCGACGAAGCGTCGTACGCGAGCGGGTACCCGGCGGCGTGCTTCGTGCACGGTGACACGACGAGCGCCGCGGCGGCGGCGCTCGCCTCCTTCCACCGGCATCTGCCCGTCGTCCACGTCGAGGCGGGGCTGCGCACGTCCGACACGCTGTCGCCGTTCCCGGAGGAGCTCAATCGGCAGCTGATCTCTCGGATCGCCGCACTGCACCTCGCGCCGACGATCCGGAACAAGGCCAACCTCATCAAGGAGGGGATCGACTACTCGCGGGTCTTCGTGACGGGCAACACCGCGATCGACGCCCTCACGATCGCCGCCCGGCGCGAAGTGCCGTACGCCGACCCCCGCCTGGCCGATCTCGACGGCACGGACGGACCACCCCTCGTCGTGGTCACGGCGCATCGCCGCGAGAACTGGGGTCCGCCGCTCGTGCGCATCGCCGACGCCGTCTCGGTGCTCGCGGCGACGCACCCGGAGGTGCGCTTCGTCGTGCCGCTGCATCCCAATCCGGCGGTCGCCACGATCCTTTCGACCCGGCTGCACGCCCTGCAGAACGTCACCCTCGTGCAGCCCATGGCCTACGCCGAGTTCGCCCGCCTTCTGCGGCGGGCGACGGTGGTCCTCACCGACTCGGGCGGCGTCCAGGAGGAGGCGCCCTCTCTCGGCACACCCGTCGTCTGCCTGCGGGAGACGACGGAGCGGCAGGAGGGGGTGGATGCCGGCACCGTCGAGCTCGTGGGCACGGACACGGGTCGCATCGTCTCGGCCGTCCGGCGCCTGTTGGAGGACCCCGCGGAGCTCGCACGTCGGCGACGCCGGCCGAACCCGTACGGGGATGGCCGTGCGTCCGCACGGATCCTCGCGGCGCTGGACCACATCGTCTTCGACGCGCCCGCGCCGACGTCGTTCGGAGCGGACTTCGATCGCGTCGCCGTCCTCCGGGCGGGGGAAGCGCCGACCCGACGCTCGAAGGATGGGTGGACGGCTGGGCGGAGGACTGGTGAGATGACCGTGCTCGACGAGCTCTTCCTCGGACTCCCGGAGTGGGTCCAGGTGCTCTTCTGGATCGTCCTGGTCGTGATCCTCTCGTCGATCGGCTCGGTCGTCGTGCTCCTCGTGCTCGGACATCGCTTCCGGCGCCGTGTGCGGCGGCTCGCGCGGCGCGCGGAGGGGCCTGGCGAGTCCGAGTTCCTCTGGGTCTTCCTCGTCCCGGCGCTCAACGAGGAGGTCACGATCGCGGATGCCGTGTCGCGACTGCGGGCGACGACCGCGACCCACGCCGTGCTCCTCGTGATCGACGACGGTTCCGACGATCGCACGGGGGAGATCCTCGCGGCGATCGACGACCCGCGGCTCCACGTCCTGACTCGGCGGGCTCCGGATGCGCGGAAGGGGAAGGCGGCGGCCCTCAACGCCGCGTATCACGAAGCCCGCCGGCTCCTCGCGGAAGACGACCGATACGCCGCGTGGACGGACGACCGCGTCATCGTCGTCGTCGTCGACGCCGACGGACGTCTGGAGCCCACCGCCCCGGAGGCCGCGGCGCTGCACTTCGCCGACCCCGGGATCGGCGGAGTGCAGGTGCTCGTGCGGATCTACAACCGGCGGGGTCTTCTGACGTGGGCGCAGGATGTCGAGTTCTCGTCCTTCGGCCTCGTCTTCCAAGCCGGTCGTGCGTGGTGGGGCATCGCGAACATGGGCGGCAACGGGCAGTTCACGCGGCTCTCCGCTCTCGCCTCGATCGAGACGGAGGAGGGGCCGTGGCGGGATCGGCTCACGGAGGATCAGGACCTCGGAGTCCGTCTCATCCAGGCGGGATGGGCGTCGGTGCACGACAATCGCGTGTCGATCAACCAGCAGGGCCTCAACTCGCTCCGACGCCTCTACCGGCAGCGTGTGCGGTGGGGGCAGGGGAGCTGGCAGGCGCTCTCCCTCCTCGGGGGCGTGTTCCGCCCCCGGCTTCCCTTCTTCGCGCGGCTGGACATGATCTACTACCTCGTCACCCCTCCGCTGCAGGTGCTCACCGGGATCGCGCTGGTCGTCTCGGTCGTGGAGACCCTCGTCGATCAGGTGCCGTATCGCCCGAGCTACTGGTGGATCGCGCTCATCTTCTTCGGCCTGTCGTTCGGCCCGGGAATGGCGACGCTGATCCTCCGCGGAGGCCGGTGGTACACGCCCTTCCTCGCCATCGTGCAGCTCATCCCGTACACGGTGTACTCGTGGCTGACCTTCGGGGCGCTCGCCGTGGCGCTCGTCCGCCAGCTGAGCGGACGCACCTCATGGGCGAAGACACCGCGGGAGGCGGTGGCTGGCGTCGCGGATGCTCCGGCGTTGCGCGGTGCGGATAGTCTGAGCGGCGAGTCCACGGCATCCGTCGACTCGCCCCCGTAG
- a CDS encoding alanine racemase — protein MTLDLLAAPESADAQTWADPAAYWGAMTTAVADVSGPVAALSLPALRFNALDMLVRAGGMPIRVASKSVRIREVVDATLALPGYHGILAFTLPEALWLAETHDDVVLGYPTADRGAIARLAADETAAARVTLMVDDIAQLDLVDAVAPPGRRAPIRLAIDADASWRAPGLGHIGVYRSPVHEPAEVANLARLIADRPGFRLVGLMMYEAQIAGQGDATGSGDAVIRWMQRRSGHELLERRAAIVDAVERIAPLDFVNGGGTGSLELTASDRSVTEVTAGSGLLAGHLFDGYRAFDPAPAAAFSLEVVRKPAPDIATVLGGGWIASGPPVASRQPAPVWPQGLKTMSREGAGEVQTPLRGEAARDLRVGDRVWFRHAKSGELSERVEEFQLVQGDRRVGTTPTYRGEGKTFL, from the coding sequence ATGACCCTCGACCTGCTGGCGGCACCCGAATCCGCCGACGCACAGACCTGGGCTGACCCCGCCGCCTACTGGGGTGCCATGACGACGGCCGTGGCCGACGTCTCCGGCCCCGTGGCCGCGCTCAGCCTGCCCGCGCTCCGCTTCAACGCGCTGGACATGCTCGTGCGCGCCGGCGGGATGCCCATCCGCGTCGCCAGCAAGTCGGTGCGGATCCGCGAGGTGGTCGATGCGACCCTCGCCCTGCCGGGCTATCACGGCATCCTCGCCTTCACGCTCCCCGAGGCCCTGTGGCTGGCCGAGACGCACGATGATGTCGTGCTGGGGTATCCGACGGCGGACCGGGGCGCGATCGCACGGCTGGCGGCCGACGAGACAGCGGCGGCCCGCGTGACGCTCATGGTGGACGACATCGCGCAGCTCGATCTGGTCGACGCCGTCGCGCCGCCCGGCCGGCGCGCGCCGATCCGTCTGGCCATCGACGCCGATGCCTCATGGCGCGCACCCGGGCTCGGGCACATCGGCGTCTACCGCTCGCCCGTGCACGAGCCGGCCGAGGTCGCAAACCTGGCGCGGCTGATCGCCGATCGCCCCGGTTTCCGACTCGTCGGCCTCATGATGTACGAGGCCCAGATCGCCGGGCAGGGCGATGCGACCGGATCGGGGGATGCCGTCATCCGCTGGATGCAGCGTCGGTCCGGCCACGAGCTGCTCGAGCGGCGCGCAGCGATCGTCGACGCCGTCGAGCGGATCGCGCCCCTCGACTTCGTCAACGGCGGTGGGACGGGATCGCTCGAGCTCACGGCATCCGATCGCTCCGTCACCGAGGTCACGGCGGGGAGCGGACTGCTCGCGGGCCATCTCTTCGACGGCTACCGCGCATTCGACCCCGCCCCCGCGGCGGCGTTCTCGCTCGAGGTGGTCCGCAAGCCCGCACCCGACATCGCGACGGTGCTGGGCGGAGGCTGGATCGCGTCGGGTCCGCCGGTCGCCTCCCGTCAGCCGGCGCCGGTCTGGCCGCAGGGCCTCAAGACGATGTCCCGAGAGGGTGCGGGCGAGGTTCAGACGCCGCTGCGCGGCGAGGCCGCGCGCGACCTGCGGGTCGGGGACCGCGTGTGGTTCCGGCACGCTAAGAGCGGCGAGCTCAGCGAGCGCGTCGAGGAGTTCCAGCTGGTCCAGGGCGACCGGCGCGTCGGCACCACGCCGACCTATCGAGGCGAAGGGAAGACGTTCCTGTGA
- a CDS encoding D-arabinono-1,4-lactone oxidase, translated as MTRPGGIWQNWGRSERARPLRVERPASVEAVQRSVEAAKRNGMTLKAVGAGHSFSGIAVAPGVLLELDDLTGLIDVDRERGRVRMYAGTRLHQIPKLLAPYGLAMQNLGDIDRQSISGAISTGTHGTGARFGGIATQIVGATLVTGSGDLLTVDEANNADLLPAIAPGLGALGVLVDVTVQCVPAFVLHAVERPEPLDEVLASLEDRVSGADHFEFYWFPHTDVGLTKTNTRLPADAPRHPLPRMGRWIDEELLSNGVYRMVCATGTVVPSIVPSFSRLAVKLTGNREYTDASTGVFTQNRDVRFREMEYALPAENVRPAFEAMRALIDARGWRISFPVEVRFAASDDLWLSTAYGRESGYIAVHRYWREDPAEYFESVEQIMLDHGGRPHWGKMHTLDASILRERYPRFDDFLAVRDRLDPERRFQNPYLERVLGG; from the coding sequence ATGACGCGGCCCGGCGGCATCTGGCAGAACTGGGGCCGCTCCGAGAGGGCCCGTCCGCTGCGCGTCGAGCGCCCGGCATCCGTCGAAGCCGTCCAGCGCTCCGTCGAGGCCGCGAAGCGCAACGGCATGACGCTCAAGGCGGTCGGCGCAGGCCACAGCTTCAGCGGCATCGCGGTGGCACCCGGCGTCCTCCTCGAGCTCGACGACCTGACCGGCCTCATCGACGTCGACCGCGAGCGTGGTCGTGTGCGCATGTACGCGGGCACCCGGCTGCATCAGATCCCGAAGCTCCTCGCTCCATACGGACTGGCGATGCAGAACCTCGGTGACATCGACCGCCAGTCGATCTCTGGTGCGATCTCGACGGGCACCCACGGCACCGGCGCGCGCTTCGGCGGGATCGCGACGCAGATCGTCGGCGCGACGCTCGTCACCGGGTCGGGCGACCTCCTGACCGTCGACGAGGCGAACAACGCCGACCTGCTTCCCGCGATCGCGCCCGGGCTCGGTGCTCTCGGTGTGCTCGTGGACGTCACCGTGCAGTGCGTGCCGGCTTTCGTCCTGCACGCCGTCGAGCGCCCCGAGCCGCTCGACGAGGTGCTCGCGAGCCTCGAGGACCGCGTGTCGGGGGCCGACCACTTCGAGTTCTACTGGTTTCCCCACACCGACGTCGGCCTCACGAAGACCAACACACGGCTGCCGGCCGATGCGCCGAGGCACCCGCTTCCTCGGATGGGCCGGTGGATCGACGAGGAGCTGCTCTCCAACGGCGTCTACCGGATGGTGTGCGCCACCGGCACAGTGGTCCCGTCGATCGTCCCGTCGTTCAGCCGACTCGCCGTCAAGCTCACGGGAAACCGCGAGTACACGGATGCCTCGACCGGCGTCTTCACACAGAACCGTGACGTGCGCTTCCGCGAGATGGAGTACGCCCTGCCGGCAGAGAACGTCCGCCCGGCGTTCGAGGCGATGCGCGCGCTCATCGATGCGCGGGGCTGGAGGATCTCGTTCCCCGTCGAGGTGCGCTTCGCCGCGTCCGACGACCTGTGGCTGTCCACCGCGTACGGGCGCGAGTCGGGGTACATCGCCGTGCACCGCTACTGGCGCGAAGACCCCGCCGAGTACTTCGAGTCCGTCGAGCAGATCATGCTCGACCACGGCGGTCGTCCGCACTGGGGGAAGATGCACACTCTGGATGCCTCGATCCTCCGCGAGCGCTACCCGCGATTCGACGACTTCCTCGCGGTGCGCGACCGCCTCGACCCCGAGCGCAGGTTCCAGAACCCGTATCTCGAGCGCGTGCTCGGTGGGTAA